A single genomic interval of Lewinellaceae bacterium harbors:
- a CDS encoding DUF1501 domain-containing protein gives MKNISRRKFIGQLGCGAMGYATLYNALINMKAINAAAMANSTVAGAGDYKALVCLMQSGGNDSFNMLIPRDNASYQVYASTRSNLALPQQDLLALKGTNNGMQLGVHPSMTAVQQLFENNHLAFVSNVGTLIQPTTKDDFNSYQQKLLPLGLFSHSDQSQQWQTGFPHERSSVGWGGKIADLIHDMNTNQRISMNISLSGTNIFQTGQNTIEYAIDPYNGSVGINGYGSTDEWNVFDRMRTQAIDSLLEYNYQDIFKKTYVDVIRDSRDAHIEFESALSQSVIGTSFSDNYLSKSFEMIARTIAVQQTLNVQRQIFFVDYGGWDHHDEVIQSQQDMLPVLSNALGEFYAALQELNMTDLVTTFTISEFGRTLTSNGNGTDHAWGGNVMVMGGGVKGGQVYGAYPSLELESDIEIGGGVLIPSTSVDQYFAEMALWFGVSPGELNTLFPNLSNFYSGTGAPLGFLKI, from the coding sequence ATGAAAAATATTTCCAGAAGAAAATTCATCGGGCAATTGGGATGTGGCGCTATGGGTTACGCCACCCTCTACAACGCCCTCATCAATATGAAAGCCATCAATGCTGCCGCCATGGCCAATTCGACGGTGGCAGGTGCCGGTGACTACAAAGCCCTGGTCTGCCTGATGCAGTCCGGTGGCAACGACTCCTTTAACATGCTGATACCCCGGGATAATGCTTCTTACCAGGTGTATGCCAGCACCCGCTCAAACCTCGCTTTACCGCAACAGGATTTGCTTGCATTAAAAGGCACCAATAATGGTATGCAGCTGGGTGTACATCCTTCGATGACCGCTGTGCAACAACTATTTGAAAACAATCATCTGGCTTTTGTTTCCAATGTCGGCACCCTGATCCAGCCTACAACCAAGGATGATTTTAACTCATACCAGCAAAAACTGCTCCCTCTGGGACTGTTCAGCCATTCGGACCAGAGCCAGCAATGGCAGACGGGTTTTCCGCATGAACGGTCTTCCGTAGGTTGGGGAGGAAAGATCGCGGACCTGATCCACGACATGAACACCAATCAGCGGATATCCATGAACATCTCGCTTTCCGGTACCAATATCTTTCAGACCGGCCAAAATACCATCGAGTATGCCATCGATCCGTACAACGGCAGTGTGGGCATCAATGGATATGGCTCAACGGACGAGTGGAATGTATTTGACCGGATGCGAACCCAGGCCATCGACAGCCTGCTGGAATACAATTACCAGGATATCTTTAAAAAGACCTATGTCGATGTGATCCGCGATTCACGGGATGCACACATTGAGTTTGAAAGTGCCTTGTCTCAATCCGTGATAGGAACCTCCTTTTCTGACAATTACCTGAGTAAGAGTTTTGAAATGATCGCACGGACCATTGCGGTGCAGCAGACCCTCAATGTCCAGCGACAGATCTTCTTCGTCGATTACGGTGGCTGGGATCACCACGATGAAGTAATCCAAAGCCAGCAGGATATGCTACCGGTGTTAAGCAACGCCCTGGGCGAATTTTATGCCGCACTGCAGGAGCTGAACATGACCGATCTGGTGACCACTTTCACCATTTCAGAATTTGGACGCACCCTGACCTCCAATGGTAATGGTACCGACCATGCCTGGGGAGGCAATGTCATGGTTATGGGTGGTGGTGTCAAGGGTGGCCAGGTATATGGCGCTTACCCTTCACTGGAGCTGGAAAGCGATATCGAAATCGGCGGTGGCGTTCTGATACCATCAACATCGGTCGACCAGTATTTTGCTGAAATGGCCCTGTGGTTTGGGGTATCCCCGGGCGAACTGAACACCCTATTCCCCAACCTCTCCAACTTTTATTCGGGCACCGGCGCTCCGCTGGGATTCTTAAAAATTTAA
- a CDS encoding DUF1800 domain-containing protein yields the protein MRWLLLCSLSLLIASVSGQSVMLGGGNCNGITVLTSSSYAPPNWTQTADGYKTICGDGLDGPRMDASRFLAQATLGADLDLIQKVADEGIDKWLEDELNTQPSYILPVTMSIYQEIVDKFLANGGDSSDVGYRPYWSAFQYGYWQHLMTGGESQKVRERIALALSEILVISINSDLSGFGDGLASYYDIFNKNAFGNYEDILLDVALHPSMGFYLSHLNNPKTIEEENIHPDENFAREIMQLFSIGLYELNEDGSRKSDGSGNWMPTYGQQDIKNLAKVFTGLGLSGVVPNEYVDSAEFGLGIWVGDMTHPMRMYEDWHEPGEKIIVGNHTILSGQTGMQDIKEAIHTLFMHPNVGPFIGKQLIQRLVTSNPSPAYVARVSQAFNNNGQGVRGDMKAVIRAILLDPEARTCAALEAPAHGKLVEPLIRYTQFTQALPIEQYNNKFWNIAYDFWEGTGQVPLGSPSVFNFFLPDYQPIGPISQQGLIAPEYQIHNTKTSVGYINQVNNWTAYNYVMANWEDEPWVILNTDELTPLARDPEVLLNRLDVLFTHGQLTDRTRSIIKSALEQLQRGDYRDDRVRLALYLLLISPDYAIFK from the coding sequence ATGCGTTGGTTATTACTTTGTAGCCTAAGTCTGCTTATTGCTTCTGTTTCTGGCCAATCGGTCATGTTAGGAGGTGGAAATTGCAATGGGATTACCGTCCTGACCAGTTCCTCCTATGCTCCTCCTAACTGGACCCAGACGGCGGATGGATATAAGACCATATGTGGGGATGGCCTGGATGGACCACGGATGGATGCCTCCCGGTTTCTGGCCCAGGCAACCCTGGGAGCCGACCTGGATCTGATCCAGAAAGTCGCCGATGAAGGTATTGACAAATGGTTGGAGGATGAGCTGAACACCCAGCCTTCCTACATTCTTCCCGTCACGATGTCAATATATCAGGAAATCGTCGATAAATTTCTGGCCAATGGTGGTGACTCAAGTGATGTGGGATACCGTCCCTATTGGTCAGCTTTTCAATATGGCTACTGGCAACACCTGATGACCGGTGGCGAAAGCCAGAAAGTTCGGGAACGTATCGCTCTGGCACTCAGTGAGATCCTGGTGATATCCATCAATTCCGACCTGTCCGGATTTGGTGATGGCCTCGCCAGCTATTACGACATCTTCAATAAAAATGCCTTCGGAAATTATGAGGACATCCTGCTGGATGTAGCGCTCCACCCGTCTATGGGTTTTTACCTCAGCCACCTCAACAATCCGAAGACGATCGAAGAGGAGAACATTCATCCCGATGAAAATTTCGCCCGCGAGATCATGCAGCTTTTCAGCATCGGACTGTACGAACTCAATGAAGACGGCTCCAGAAAGTCCGATGGGTCGGGCAATTGGATGCCGACCTATGGTCAGCAGGATATCAAGAACCTAGCCAAAGTCTTCACCGGGCTAGGACTCTCGGGCGTGGTGCCCAATGAATACGTCGACAGTGCAGAATTCGGACTGGGGATCTGGGTGGGCGATATGACGCATCCCATGCGGATGTACGAAGACTGGCACGAGCCTGGTGAAAAAATCATCGTGGGCAACCACACGATCCTGTCCGGACAGACTGGTATGCAGGATATCAAAGAAGCAATACATACCCTGTTTATGCATCCTAATGTCGGACCGTTCATAGGAAAACAATTAATCCAGCGCTTGGTCACTTCCAATCCTTCACCGGCTTACGTAGCCCGGGTCAGCCAGGCTTTTAACAACAATGGACAGGGTGTACGTGGCGATATGAAGGCCGTGATACGGGCCATTCTCCTGGATCCCGAAGCACGGACCTGTGCCGCTCTAGAAGCTCCGGCACACGGCAAATTGGTTGAACCATTGATACGCTATACCCAGTTTACCCAGGCTCTGCCGATCGAACAATACAACAATAAATTCTGGAATATCGCCTACGACTTCTGGGAAGGCACCGGTCAGGTACCATTGGGATCTCCCAGCGTTTTTAACTTTTTCCTTCCTGATTATCAACCCATTGGACCCATTTCACAGCAAGGCCTGATCGCACCGGAATACCAGATCCACAACACCAAAACCAGTGTAGGATACATCAACCAGGTCAATAACTGGACCGCATACAATTATGTGATGGCAAACTGGGAGGATGAGCCCTGGGTAATCCTGAACACCGACGAATTAACCCCGCTGGCGCGCGATCCGGAGGTGCTCCTGAACCGCCTGGATGTCCTCTTCACCCACGGCCAGTTAACCGACCGGACACGGAGCATCATCAAGTCGGCACTGGAACAACTGCAACGGGGAGATTATCGTGATGACCGGGTACGCCTGGCATTGTACCTGTTGCTGATCTCACCCGACTACGCCATTTTCAAATAA
- a CDS encoding DinB family protein produces MKELSALYQRDLDKLAQEIELYPSDDLLWQALPGIINPGGNLAIHLCGNLREFVGRQLGGFPYQRNRPYEFSATGLSKLELLDEIRITRQVVQDTLTQFDPARLSDTYPQEVFGYPMSVHYFLLHLLAHLSYHLGQVNYHRRILSGQVTG; encoded by the coding sequence ATGAAGGAGCTCAGCGCATTGTATCAGCGTGATCTGGACAAATTAGCTCAGGAAATAGAACTTTATCCATCCGATGATCTGCTTTGGCAGGCCCTTCCCGGGATAATCAACCCCGGAGGTAATCTGGCCATCCATTTGTGCGGGAATTTGCGCGAATTTGTCGGAAGGCAGCTGGGAGGATTCCCATATCAACGCAACCGCCCCTATGAATTCAGCGCAACCGGGCTCTCCAAATTGGAATTGCTGGATGAGATCCGAATCACCAGACAAGTGGTGCAGGATACCCTGACCCAATTTGACCCTGCCCGCTTATCCGATACCTATCCGCAGGAGGTGTTCGGATATCCTATGAGTGTCCATTATTTTCTATTGCACTTACTGGCTCATCTCAGCTATCACCTGGGACAGGTCAATTACCACCGGCGCATACTTTCCGGCCAGGTCACCGGTTGA
- a CDS encoding DUF1684 domain-containing protein, translating into MTYEASIRQWQHERLVSLTRPDGWVTLVGLYPLEEGTQCFGSDSLCPVRFPAGTPSEMGTMTVQRETVDMHINSGIDVEVNGTSVQDIRLEPTDTTYVCSFASYQWFLINRGGHFLVRIRDTEHPARKTLKDIPYFPIDSHWRFQATFHPYDTLRTVPLPNALDMIVDNSSPGYLSFTYQGNTYQLIVLDGGPDELFLLFYDETSGMDTYGGGRYLYTKKPVDGNTVVLDFNQAYNPPCAFTTFATCLLPPLENRLPFPVTAGEKDPHFLTH; encoded by the coding sequence ATGACCTATGAAGCCTCAATCCGGCAATGGCAACACGAGCGGCTGGTGTCCCTTACCAGGCCCGACGGCTGGGTGACCCTGGTAGGCCTTTATCCACTGGAGGAAGGCACCCAATGTTTTGGCTCCGATTCGCTCTGCCCGGTGCGGTTTCCAGCCGGTACGCCATCCGAAATGGGCACCATGACGGTCCAGCGTGAGACCGTTGATATGCACATCAACTCCGGCATTGACGTTGAGGTGAACGGAACCAGTGTACAGGATATCCGGCTCGAGCCCACGGATACCACCTATGTGTGTTCCTTTGCTTCCTACCAATGGTTTCTTATCAACCGGGGCGGACATTTCCTTGTCCGGATTCGCGATACCGAACACCCGGCGCGTAAAACATTAAAAGATATACCCTATTTCCCCATAGACTCACACTGGCGGTTTCAGGCTACCTTTCACCCTTATGATACTCTTCGGACGGTACCTCTGCCCAATGCATTGGATATGATCGTGGATAATAGCAGCCCGGGCTACCTCAGTTTCACCTACCAGGGCAATACCTATCAGCTGATTGTGTTGGATGGTGGGCCCGATGAATTGTTTTTGCTGTTTTACGATGAGACCAGCGGGATGGATACGTATGGCGGCGGCAGGTATTTGTATACTAAAAAGCCGGTTGATGGGAACACGGTTGTGCTGGATTTTAATCAGGCTTACAATCCACCCTGCGCTTTTACCACTTTTGCAACCTGCCTGTTACCACCTCTGGAAAACCGTCTGCCTTTCCCGGTTACCGCTGGTGAGAAAGATCCTCATTTTCTGACACATTAA